From a single Candidatus Schekmanbacteria bacterium genomic region:
- a CDS encoding nucleotidyltransferase family protein — translation MKKVEKMYNENHDKSEAVRRFVYLLSSQITSDKIKKEEAYLLDCLPEEDTLADCLIKHKMAPLVLKNIKDSRLEGKVNGKVYDLIKDLAYRLAAKNIMSIERFRSIASSLKNTGIDFIPLKGLSLCSRVYKDDGLRPMDDIDILIKEEDLQKTKDILFTCGLEPERTEYQSVIHAALEAYSSKEWIESAGERTDEVHFRDFNNGFMIDLHWNLMVIGSSRQFDMKKIWSRGVEGNVSGIPCRFLSPEDELLHLIFHLIEKHLVKGNAGVRLIWFVDIVHFLTVFQDKLDWSYIEREIELFKPDKEFYRVINFLYRNYHVFFPDKIISHKDSSMTEITPDDIMASFIESIIESMTSGQSKNDNTGGSHLFPQINELKGFQNKIKYIFYTLFPVPAYMRARYGSNRGFSLLKSYIKRLKLI, via the coding sequence ATGAAGAAGGTCGAAAAGATGTACAATGAGAATCATGATAAGTCTGAAGCAGTGAGACGCTTTGTTTATCTTTTATCCAGTCAAATTACATCTGATAAAATAAAAAAAGAGGAGGCATATCTTCTGGATTGCTTACCTGAAGAAGATACATTAGCAGATTGCCTGATAAAGCATAAGATGGCTCCGCTAGTTTTAAAAAACATAAAAGATAGTCGGCTCGAGGGTAAAGTAAACGGGAAGGTTTATGACCTAATAAAGGATCTGGCATACAGGTTAGCCGCAAAAAACATTATGTCTATCGAGAGATTCCGGAGTATTGCCTCTTCCTTAAAAAATACTGGCATTGATTTTATCCCCCTTAAAGGACTTTCTCTTTGTTCACGGGTTTACAAGGATGACGGGCTTCGTCCAATGGACGATATAGACATACTGATAAAAGAAGAGGATTTGCAAAAAACCAAGGATATACTATTCACATGCGGACTTGAACCTGAAAGAACAGAGTACCAGTCAGTGATCCATGCTGCTCTTGAGGCGTATTCATCCAAGGAATGGATTGAAAGTGCAGGCGAGAGAACTGATGAGGTTCATTTCAGGGATTTCAATAATGGTTTCATGATTGACCTCCACTGGAACCTGATGGTCATTGGAAGCTCAAGGCAGTTTGACATGAAAAAGATATGGAGCAGGGGAGTAGAAGGAAATGTAAGCGGTATACCGTGCCGCTTCCTTTCGCCGGAAGATGAATTACTGCATCTCATTTTCCATCTTATTGAGAAGCATCTGGTGAAAGGGAATGCCGGGGTAAGGCTTATCTGGTTTGTTGACATCGTTCATTTCCTGACAGTTTTTCAAGATAAGCTTGACTGGAGCTATATAGAAAGGGAGATAGAACTTTTTAAGCCAGATAAGGAATTTTATAGAGTCATCAATTTCCTCTACAGGAATTATCATGTTTTCTTTCCTGATAAAATTATTTCTCATAAGGATTCGTCAATGACGGAGATTACCCCTGATGACATTATGGCTTCATTTATTGAGTCAATTATTGAGTCAATGACGAGCGGACAAAGCAAAAATGATAATACAGGAGGATCACATCTGTTTCCGCAGATTAATGAATTAAAGGGGTTTCAAAATAAGATTAAATACATCTTTTATACTTTATTTCCGGTTCCTGCATATATGAGGGCAAGGTACGGGTCTAACAGAGGCTTTAGTCTTTTAAAAAGTTACATAAAAAGATTGAAATTAATTTAG